The following proteins come from a genomic window of Pelmatolapia mariae isolate MD_Pm_ZW linkage group LG17, Pm_UMD_F_2, whole genome shotgun sequence:
- the LOC134615951 gene encoding class II histocompatibility antigen, B-L beta chain-like, translating into MVEYNSTRGNWTGFTAYSIEAVKGFNSDPFDALSRMLERKLLCTDRLDAIQSVDYLTTIPTVKLKSVKRPNGEHTSTLVCSAYNFYPKQIRMMWMRNGQEVTTDVSYSDVMPNGDWYYQTHSYLEYIPTSGEKIACMVEHLGLSEPMFVVWDPSLPVAQRTQIAVGLCGLVIGFVIAICGFIYYNKKSAAYITVCQREVFISVESLPEAGAT; encoded by the exons ATGGTGGAGTACAACAGCACAAGAGGCAACTGGACGGGATTCACAGCGTATTCAATTGAAGCAGTAAAAGGGTTTAACAGTGATCCCTTTGATGCACTATCAAGAATGCTTGAAAGGAAACTGTTGTGTACGGACAGGTTAGATGCCATCCAATCCGTAG attatcTGACAACTATACCCACTGTCAAACTAAAATCAGTGAAAAGGCCTAATGGCGAGCACACATCCACACTTGTGTGCAGTGCCTACAACTTTTATCCAAAACAAATCAGAATGATGTGGATGAGGAACGGCCAGGAGGTGACCACAGATGTCAGTTACTCTGACGTGATGCCTAATGGTGACTGGTACTACCAGACTCATTCCTACCTGGAGTACATCCCAACTTCAGGAGAAAAAATTGCCTGCATGGTCGAACACCTTGGTCTCTCCGAGCCGATGTTTGTGGTCTGGG ATCCCTCCCTCCCAGTGGCGCAACGAACTCAGATAGCTGTTGGACTGTGTGGACTCGTGATTGGATTTGTTATTGCAATATGTGGATTCATCTACTACAATAAGAAGTCTGCTGCATACATCACTGTGTGTCAAA GGGAAGTGTTCATTTCTGTGGAATCCCTTCCTGAAGCTGGAGCAACTTAA
- the LOC134615667 gene encoding H-2 class II histocompatibility antigen, A-Q alpha chain-like, translated as MFLKIIIILSTAACVEAEGSHTLCYTYGCFDSSDTQACAAFDGDEVFYADFKKDLVIWESKIHQSFRSPDAYKYTVLYRSICRNDIYRWKPDKSVIKKKEPPEFIIYPRDEVITGEDNTLICFINHVFPPSINIKWTKNDVEVTVEDPFIKILSNPDGTSYVLSYLNFVPEKGDIYSCTVEHEALDEPQTRFWEVETDEISKGPAVFCGLGLSLGLLGVFIGTYFFLKAGHSGPPG; from the exons ATGTTCCttaaaattataattattttgTCTACAGCAGCCTGCGTCGAGGCTGAAG GAAGTCATACACTTTGTTACACCTATGGATGCTTTGACTCAAGTGATACTCAAGCCTGTGCAGCATTTGATGGTGATGAAGTATTCTATGCAGACTTTAAAAAAGATCTTGTGATTTGGGAGAGCAAAATTCACCAAAGTTTCCGTTCACCCGACGCCTACAAATATACAGTATTATATCGAAGTATATGCAGAAATGACATCTACAGATGGAAGCCAGACAAGTccgtaataaagaaaaaag AACCACCAGAATTCATCATCTACCCCAGAGATGAAGTGATAACAGGGGAAGATAATACCCTCATCTGCTTCATCAACCACGTCTTTCCTCCTTCAATCAACATTAAGTGGACCAAGAATGATGTAGAAGTAACAGTGGAAGACCCTTTCATCAAAATTTTGTCCAATCCTGATGGGACTTCTTATGTTTTGTCCTACCTCAACTTTGTGCCAGAGAAAGGAGACATCTACAGTTGCACTGTGGAACATGAAGCGCTGGATGAGCCTCAGACCAGGTTTTGGG AGGTTGAAACAGATGAGATCAGCAAAGGTCCAGCTGTCTTCTGTGGACTTGGCCTGAGTCTTGGATTGCTTGGAGTTTTCATAGGAacctacttttttttaaaagcagggCACTCTGGTCCCCCTGGTTGA